One Ancylobacter novellus DSM 506 genomic window, GGCGACCCCGGATCGGCGAGCTTGAGCTCGGCCGTGCCGCCTTCGATCTGCGAGGTGATGTCGAGCAGATAGCGGCTGTTGAAGCCGATATCGATCGGCTCGGCCGCGTATTCGACCTCGATTTCCTCGGTCGCGCTGCCCGAATCCGGATTGGTGACCGAGAGGGTCAGCTTGCCGTCGCCGATCGAGAGCTTCACCGCCCGCCCGCGCTCGCTAGCCACCGTCGACACGCGGTCGACCGCCGAGGCGAAGTCGGCCTTGTCGACGACGAGGGTCTTGTCGTTACCGAGCGGGATGACGCGGCCATAGTCCGGGAAGGTGCCGTCGATCAGCTTGGAGGTCAGCACCACGCGGTCGAGCGAGACGCGGATCTTGGCGGTGGAGAGCTCCACCGTCACCTCGGCCTCGGCATCCTCGGCGAGGCGCTGGATCTCGGCGACCGCCTTGCGCGGCACGATGACGCCCGGCATGCCCGTCGCGCCCGCCGGCGCGGTGGTCTGCGCCTGGGCGAGGCGGTGGCCGTCGGTCGCCACCGCGCGCAGCACCGGGCCGCTGGCATCGGCGACGTGCAGGTAGATGCCGTTGAGATAATAGCGGGTCTCTTCGGTCGAGATGGCGAACTGGGTCTTGTCGACGAGGCGCTTCAGTTCGCCCGCGGGCAGGGTGAAGCGGTGCGTCATCTCGCCGGCGGCGAGATCCGGGAACTCGGTCTCCGGTAGCGTCTGCAGCGCGAAGCGCGAGCGCCCGGCGCGCACGGTCAGCGTGCCGCGGTCGCCGGAGGTCTCGATCTGCACCTGCGCGCCCTCGGGCAGCTTGCGCACGATGTCGTAGATGGTGTGCGCCGGCACGGTAGTGGCGCCTTCCTGGCCTACTTCCGCGGCGATGGTCTCGACGATCTCGATGTCGAGGTCGGTGGCGCGCAAGGCGAGCCCGCGCGCATCCGTGCGCATCAGCACATTGGCGAGGATCGGGATGGTGTTGCGCCGCTCGACGACACGATGGACGTGGGCCAGAGACTTGAGCAACTCGGCCCGCTCGACGGTGACCTTCATGGCCGCGACACCCGTGGCTTTACGAGAAAAGGAACGCGCACGGAGCGCGGCTGGCGCGGGCGCGGCCCGGCAACGCGCCCCGGGCGGGCGGCGCGGGCGCGCCGCCGGGGGCGACGACATTGCCGTCACCGCTGCTGCAACGCAAGCGGCGCACCCGGAAGATGTGCCGAATTAGTGGGGAAATCTGCGGTGATTGCGGGGAAGGGGCGCTAGCGCGCCGCTTCTCACTCGTCGCTGACGAGCCGCTTGAGCGTCTCGACCTCTTCGGCGAGGGCGCGGTCGGTGCCCACCAGCCCGTCGATCTTGCGCACCGCATGCAGCACGGTGGTGTGGTCGCGCCCGCCGAAGCGCCGGCCGATCTCCGGCAGCGAGCGCAGGGTCAGCGTCTTGGCGAGGTACATCGCGATCTGCCGCGGCTTCACGACATTCGCCGTGCGGCGCTGCGAGAGGATGTCGGCGCGGCTGACATTGTAGTGCTTGGCGACGATGCGCAGGATGTCGTCGACCCGCACGCGCTTGGGCTCGCCCGAGCGCACGAGGTCGCGCACCGCGGTCTCGGCCATTTCGAGCGTGATGGCGCGGGAGGTGAGCTGGTTATGCGCCAGCAGGCGGTTGAGCGCGCCGTCGAGGTCGCGCCCGTTCTGCCCGCAATGGCGGGCGATGAAGCCGAGCACGTCGCCGGGGACGTTGAAGCCGGGATGCTGCTGGCCGAGCGAGGCGGTGCGGGCCGCCAGGATCTCCAGTTTCAGCTCCTCGTCGAGCGGGGCGATCTCCACCACCAGGCCGCCGGCGAGGCGCGAGCGCACCCGCTCCTCCAGCGCGTCGAGCTCGGCCGGGGGACGGTCGGCGGCGATCACCACCTGGCGGCCGGAATCCATCAGCGCGTTGAGGGTGTGGCAGAATTCCTGCTGCACGCTCTTGCCCTGCAGGAACTGCAGGTCGTCGATCACCAGCGTGTCGATGCCGCGCAGCTGCTCCTTGAAGGCGAGCGCCGACTGGCTCTTCAGCGCGGCGACGAAGCCGTACATGAAGCGCTCGGCGGTCAGGTAGACGACGCGGCGCCCGTTCTCGGCGCCGGCGGCGGCGATGGCCTGCAGGAGATGCGTCTTGCCGAGACCGACCGCGGCATGGAGATAGAGCGGGTTGAACACCGGGCCGCTGCCGGCCGGGGCGCCCGCCACCTTCTGCGCCGCCGCATGGGCGAGGCGGTTGGATTCGCCGAGCCGGTAGCTCGCGAAGGTCAGGCGCGGGTCGAGCGGCGAACCGTTCGCCACTTCCGCCGGATTGGCGGAGACGGCGACCGCTGCGGCCGGCTCTGTGGCGACGACGCGGACG contains:
- the dnaA gene encoding chromosomal replication initiator protein DnaA, with the protein product MFKSDGIEPSGQAHFSGPASSAAARAGKDSDAREANHTREAWDRVRRRLRAEIGEEVYSSWFPRLELDGVQGGIVRLSVPTRFLKTWIQQHYIDRLSALWQEEASAARVELIVRTAVLRAPGTGSATIRSVTPAVRVVATEPAAAVAVSANPAEVANGSPLDPRLTFASYRLGESNRLAHAAAQKVAGAPAGSGPVFNPLYLHAAVGLGKTHLLQAIAAAGAENGRRVVYLTAERFMYGFVAALKSQSALAFKEQLRGIDTLVIDDLQFLQGKSVQQEFCHTLNALMDSGRQVVIAADRPPAELDALEERVRSRLAGGLVVEIAPLDEELKLEILAARTASLGQQHPGFNVPGDVLGFIARHCGQNGRDLDGALNRLLAHNQLTSRAITLEMAETAVRDLVRSGEPKRVRVDDILRIVAKHYNVSRADILSQRRTANVVKPRQIAMYLAKTLTLRSLPEIGRRFGGRDHTTVLHAVRKIDGLVGTDRALAEEVETLKRLVSDE
- the dnaN gene encoding DNA polymerase III subunit beta, whose translation is MKVTVERAELLKSLAHVHRVVERRNTIPILANVLMRTDARGLALRATDLDIEIVETIAAEVGQEGATTVPAHTIYDIVRKLPEGAQVQIETSGDRGTLTVRAGRSRFALQTLPETEFPDLAAGEMTHRFTLPAGELKRLVDKTQFAISTEETRYYLNGIYLHVADASGPVLRAVATDGHRLAQAQTTAPAGATGMPGVIVPRKAVAEIQRLAEDAEAEVTVELSTAKIRVSLDRVVLTSKLIDGTFPDYGRVIPLGNDKTLVVDKADFASAVDRVSTVASERGRAVKLSIGDGKLTLSVTNPDSGSATEEIEVEYAAEPIDIGFNSRYLLDITSQIEGGTAELKLADPGSPTLVQDPEKRGALYVLMPMRV